In one window of Prevotella fusca JCM 17724 DNA:
- a CDS encoding TfoX/Sxy family protein, producing MACSLDFIEFVSSQIAAAGTVRCRKMFGDYMVYVDEKPVIIVCDNIPYVKEHEAIKSMMESAERGFPYEGAKEHYVLDVSRSDFAVKVVKVLAEVLPYPKSRKKNK from the coding sequence ATGGCTTGCTCTTTAGACTTTATTGAATTTGTCAGTAGTCAGATAGCTGCTGCAGGGACTGTGAGATGTAGGAAGATGTTTGGTGACTACATGGTTTATGTTGACGAAAAGCCTGTTATCATAGTTTGTGACAATATACCTTATGTCAAAGAACACGAGGCAATTAAGTCAATGATGGAATCTGCCGAACGTGGATTCCCTTATGAAGGAGCTAAGGAACACTATGTTTTAGATGTTTCAAGGTCTGATTTTGCTGTCAAGGTCGTTAAGGTCTTGGCAGAGGTGTTGCCTTATCCGAAGAGTAGAAAGAAGAATAAATAA
- a CDS encoding magnesium transporter CorA family protein produces MKTYWNTNGNLNVIKEWQPNCWIQVTCPTEQDQQELEDTFHIPDYFLSDISDTDERARYEYDDGWMLIILRIPYVKEIRSRTPYTTVPLGIIHKKDVTITVCNFETNMMLDFVSYQQKRNEGFTDYVDLIFRLFLSSAVWYLKRLKQINTLIEKAKRNLDRGVDNESLIGLSRLQDSLTYFITSIRGNENLLAKLKFKLQIDELDADLIEDVNIEMSQARETTSIYSDILESTMDTYSSIINNNMNTVMRTLTSVSIIMMLPTLISSLFGMNLVNGLETNPWGFPLAMFLSVVVSAASWWLLRRKRLL; encoded by the coding sequence ATGAAGACATATTGGAACACCAACGGAAACCTGAATGTCATTAAGGAATGGCAGCCAAACTGCTGGATTCAGGTGACTTGCCCGACAGAGCAGGACCAGCAGGAACTCGAAGACACTTTTCACATCCCCGACTACTTCTTATCGGATATCAGCGACACCGATGAGCGGGCACGCTATGAATACGATGACGGCTGGATGCTGATTATCCTCCGTATTCCCTACGTGAAGGAAATACGCTCACGAACACCTTATACAACAGTACCGTTAGGTATCATTCACAAGAAAGACGTGACCATAACGGTCTGCAATTTCGAGACGAACATGATGCTCGACTTCGTCAGCTATCAGCAAAAGAGGAATGAAGGCTTTACGGATTACGTAGACCTTATCTTCCGCCTCTTCCTTTCTTCTGCCGTATGGTATCTGAAACGACTGAAGCAAATCAATACTTTGATTGAAAAAGCAAAGCGCAATTTGGACAGAGGGGTGGACAATGAAAGTCTGATTGGACTGAGTCGTCTGCAGGATTCGCTTACCTATTTCATCACATCCATCCGCGGCAACGAGAACCTGTTGGCAAAGCTGAAGTTCAAGCTCCAGATTGACGAGCTGGATGCCGACCTGATTGAAGACGTGAACATTGAGATGTCACAGGCACGGGAGACAACGAGTATCTACTCCGATATTCTTGAATCGACGATGGACACCTATTCAAGCATTATCAACAACAACATGAATACCGTGATGCGAACACTCACCTCGGTGTCAATCATCATGATGTTGCCAACGCTCATATCCTCACTTTTCGGTATGAACCTTGTCAACGGATTAGAAACAAATCCGTGGGGATTCCCGCTTGCAATGTTCCTGTCGGTAGTTGTTTCGGCTGCATCGTGGTGGCTTCTGCGCCGCAAACGTCTGCTTTAG
- a CDS encoding DUF6621 family protein — MNAQEAQNIKWSENIIIVDGDYIDRVAFDLIVNFERMLNRRIPAADFSQWAVDIALDGRLKPGNHETQVVLLHDRKNPKLENFTPADYEKELNGQAFKDAQLGEFIINSIATGDETAEKDTVLLDLLKTVLNHGEVKRIMIVPNAEDNHLISILRTTLRDVDDELKHITVFAMQPLEGGNFKQQILGYSLLNAMGISSSEIERKIK, encoded by the coding sequence ATGAATGCACAAGAAGCACAGAACATTAAATGGAGTGAGAACATCATCATCGTGGATGGTGATTATATTGACCGTGTTGCCTTCGACCTCATTGTCAACTTTGAGCGGATGTTGAACCGTCGTATTCCTGCTGCTGATTTCAGTCAGTGGGCTGTTGACATTGCACTCGATGGACGGTTGAAGCCCGGTAATCATGAAACGCAAGTGGTGCTTCTGCATGACAGAAAGAATCCGAAACTTGAGAATTTCACCCCTGCTGATTATGAGAAAGAGCTGAACGGACAGGCGTTCAAGGATGCCCAACTTGGCGAGTTCATCATCAATTCCATTGCGACGGGTGATGAGACTGCCGAGAAAGACACAGTTCTGCTTGACCTTCTGAAGACAGTTCTTAACCATGGAGAGGTGAAGCGTATTATGATTGTACCGAATGCTGAGGACAACCATCTGATAAGTATACTTCGCACTACGCTCCGTGATGTGGATGATGAGTTAAAGCATATCACAGTATTTGCAATGCAACCACTCGAAGGAGGCAACTTCAAGCAGCAGATATTGGGTTATTCGCTTCTCAACGCAATGGGTATTTCCTCATCAGAGATTGAGCGAAAGATTAAGTAA
- a CDS encoding four helix bundle suffix domain-containing protein: MGTPFLPQKGNYRNLIAYQKAECIYDITYYFAHHFLDRNDRTINQMIQAARSGKQNIAEGCAASTTSAETEIKLVNVARASLQELLIDYEDYLRVRNLIKWNVNDKNAIIARRICAKHNESAFYRNAIQVRTDDTIANIAITLIYQEDVILRKYLDRIKDDFIKHGGIREQMTKARIEYRNKR; this comes from the coding sequence ATGGGAACACCTTTCTTACCACAAAAGGGCAACTATCGTAATCTGATAGCCTATCAGAAAGCAGAATGTATTTATGACATCACCTATTACTTTGCCCATCATTTTTTGGATAGAAACGACAGGACGATAAATCAGATGATACAAGCTGCACGCTCTGGAAAGCAAAATATTGCAGAAGGATGTGCTGCCTCGACAACCTCTGCAGAAACGGAAATAAAGTTAGTGAATGTTGCACGTGCCAGTCTTCAAGAGCTTTTAATTGATTATGAAGATTATCTTCGTGTCCGAAATCTTATAAAATGGAATGTAAATGACAAGAATGCTATCATTGCCCGACGCATATGTGCCAAGCATAACGAGTCTGCGTTTTATCGCAATGCCATTCAAGTACGGACAGATGATACAATAGCAAACATTGCCATTACATTGATTTATCAAGAAGATGTGATACTTAGAAAATACTTAGACCGTATCAAAGATGATTTCATTAAACACGGTGGAATACGCGAGCAGATGACAAAAGCAAGAATTGAGTATAGAAACAAACGATAA
- a CDS encoding DUF349 domain-containing protein, with protein sequence MMDSQENALNQGAEEVKLSEEVATNATTENSEAQNVNADAAAESLNQPAETQPESEDGNPAAKAYSSKKEIIERLKAIVDSDDTPEKAEVEHLKTVFYKLHFAEREAQQKAYLDNGGDPEKYQVLPDEDEETFKAEMTIIKEKRQKAFLALEEEKQQNLKKKEAIIEQIKAMVTTPDEANKNFDQFKKLQQEWKEIKMVPAEKANELWRNYQLYVEQFYDLLNLNREAREYDFKKNLEKKTQLCEAAEKLADETDVISAFHQLQELHQEYRETGPVAKELREQIWTRFKAASTVINKRHQQHFEALRSREEENLTKKTALCEQAEEIVKKENKTSADWEKRTKEIIAIQQEWKTIGFAPQKMNVKIFERFRAACDDFFSRKGEFFKQLKAQFAENAEKKKALVEKAQALSDSTDWKATSDKLIALQKEWKTIGMVPKKIGDQLWHDFLAACNHFFEARNAIHAGTRSEEHENLNKKRDIISRLKELLEQTGGNLQEKVQQLTEQYNKIGHVPYKEKDKLYKEYHEVLDKLYKDLHISAARKRVDNFRNNLKKVAERGADALDNERGRLLRRFEQLKQEINTYENNLGFLNISSKKGNSLIDEMNRRIQKLKDDMDEVKQKIKAIDAENK encoded by the coding sequence ATGATGGACTCTCAAGAGAATGCCCTGAACCAGGGTGCAGAAGAAGTTAAGCTGTCTGAAGAAGTTGCAACCAACGCCACAACGGAGAACTCCGAAGCGCAGAATGTTAATGCTGATGCAGCAGCAGAAAGCCTTAACCAGCCAGCTGAAACACAGCCCGAGAGCGAGGACGGAAACCCCGCAGCAAAGGCATACAGTTCAAAGAAGGAGATTATAGAGCGTCTGAAGGCTATCGTTGACAGCGATGATACGCCCGAAAAAGCTGAAGTAGAGCACCTGAAAACGGTATTCTACAAGCTGCACTTTGCCGAGCGTGAAGCACAGCAGAAGGCATATCTCGACAATGGCGGCGACCCGGAGAAGTACCAGGTCCTGCCCGACGAGGACGAAGAGACCTTCAAGGCAGAGATGACCATCATTAAGGAAAAACGCCAGAAGGCTTTCCTCGCACTTGAAGAGGAGAAGCAGCAGAACCTCAAGAAGAAGGAAGCTATCATCGAACAGATTAAGGCGATGGTTACTACTCCTGATGAAGCTAACAAGAACTTCGACCAGTTTAAGAAGCTGCAGCAGGAATGGAAGGAAATCAAGATGGTTCCGGCAGAGAAGGCAAATGAGCTCTGGCGCAACTATCAGCTCTATGTAGAGCAGTTCTATGACCTGTTAAACCTCAACCGTGAGGCACGCGAATACGACTTCAAGAAGAATCTTGAGAAGAAGACACAGCTCTGCGAAGCTGCGGAAAAGCTCGCTGACGAAACTGATGTCATCAGTGCTTTCCACCAGTTGCAGGAGCTGCATCAGGAATACCGTGAGACAGGTCCTGTTGCAAAGGAGCTCCGCGAACAGATATGGACACGCTTCAAGGCTGCCAGCACCGTCATCAACAAACGCCACCAGCAGCACTTCGAGGCACTCCGCAGCCGTGAAGAAGAGAATCTGACAAAGAAGACTGCGCTTTGCGAACAGGCTGAAGAGATTGTAAAAAAAGAGAACAAGACTTCTGCCGACTGGGAGAAACGCACCAAGGAAATCATTGCTATCCAGCAGGAATGGAAGACCATAGGCTTTGCTCCACAGAAAATGAACGTTAAGATTTTCGAGCGTTTCCGTGCTGCATGTGACGACTTCTTCAGCCGTAAGGGTGAATTCTTCAAGCAGCTAAAGGCACAGTTTGCCGAAAATGCAGAGAAGAAGAAGGCGCTTGTAGAGAAGGCACAGGCACTGAGCGACTCTACTGACTGGAAGGCTACATCTGACAAGCTCATCGCTTTGCAGAAAGAATGGAAGACCATCGGTATGGTTCCGAAGAAAATCGGTGACCAGCTGTGGCACGACTTCCTTGCTGCCTGCAACCACTTCTTCGAGGCACGTAACGCCATCCATGCCGGCACACGCAGCGAGGAACATGAGAATCTGAACAAGAAGCGTGACATCATCAGCCGGCTGAAAGAACTCCTTGAGCAGACGGGTGGGAACCTGCAGGAGAAGGTTCAGCAGTTGACAGAACAATATAATAAAATCGGTCATGTTCCTTATAAGGAGAAAGACAAACTCTATAAGGAGTACCACGAGGTATTGGACAAGCTCTACAAGGATCTCCACATATCTGCAGCACGCAAGCGTGTTGACAATTTCCGCAACAACCTCAAGAAGGTTGCCGAACGTGGTGCCGATGCTCTCGATAACGAACGTGGTCGTCTGCTCCGTCGCTTCGAGCAGCTGAAACAGGAAATAAATACCTACGAGAACAATCTCGGCTTCCTCAACATCAGCTCGAAGAAGGGTAACAGCCTTATTGACGAGATGAACCGCCGTATCCAGAAGCTCAAGGATGACATGGATGAGGTGAAGCAGAAAATCAAGGCTATTGATGCCGAGAACAAGTAA
- a CDS encoding saccharopine dehydrogenase family protein → MGKVLMIGAGGVATVAAFKIVQNQDVFTEFMIASRRKEKCDELVKAIHDKGYKADIKTAQVDADDVEQLKELFNSFKPELVINLALPYQDLTIMDACLACGCNYLDTANYEPKDEAHFEYSWQWAYKDKFEKAGLTAILGCGFDPGVSQAYTAYAAKHHFDEIHYLDIVDCNAGNHHKAFATNFNPEINIREITQKGLYYENGEWIETDPLIVHQDITYPNIGPRDSYLMHHEELESLVKNYPTIKRARFWMTFGQQYLTYLDCIQNLGMSRIDELEYEAPLADGSGKTAKVKIVPLQFLKAVLPNPQDLGENYDGETSIGCRIRGIKDGKEQTYYIYNNCKHQDAYNETGMQGVSYTTGVPAMAGAMMFFKGLWRKPGVWNVEDFDPDPFLEVLNKQGLPWHEVFGGDLEL, encoded by the coding sequence ATGGGAAAAGTTTTAATGATTGGCGCAGGTGGCGTAGCTACTGTAGCCGCTTTTAAGATTGTCCAGAACCAGGACGTGTTTACGGAGTTCATGATTGCCAGCCGTCGTAAGGAGAAGTGTGACGAATTGGTTAAGGCGATTCACGATAAAGGCTATAAGGCTGACATCAAGACCGCACAGGTGGATGCGGATGATGTAGAGCAGTTGAAGGAGCTCTTCAACTCATTCAAACCTGAGTTGGTTATCAACCTTGCACTGCCTTATCAGGACCTCACCATTATGGATGCCTGTCTGGCTTGCGGTTGCAACTATCTTGACACCGCTAACTATGAGCCAAAGGATGAGGCACACTTTGAGTACAGCTGGCAGTGGGCTTACAAGGATAAGTTTGAGAAGGCTGGTTTGACAGCTATACTCGGTTGTGGTTTCGACCCAGGAGTATCACAGGCTTATACTGCATACGCAGCAAAGCATCACTTTGATGAGATTCATTATCTTGATATTGTTGACTGTAATGCTGGTAATCACCACAAGGCTTTTGCAACCAACTTCAATCCAGAGATCAACATTCGTGAGATTACCCAGAAAGGTCTTTATTACGAGAATGGCGAATGGATTGAGACCGATCCATTGATAGTACATCAGGATATAACCTATCCGAACATCGGTCCTCGTGATTCTTATCTTATGCACCACGAAGAATTGGAGTCATTGGTTAAGAATTATCCTACCATCAAGCGTGCACGTTTCTGGATGACCTTCGGTCAGCAGTACCTTACTTACCTCGATTGCATCCAGAACCTTGGTATGAGTCGCATTGATGAGCTGGAGTACGAAGCACCATTGGCTGACGGCTCTGGAAAGACAGCTAAGGTTAAGATTGTACCTTTGCAGTTCTTGAAGGCTGTATTGCCTAACCCACAGGACCTCGGTGAGAACTATGATGGTGAGACTTCTATCGGCTGCCGTATCCGTGGCATCAAGGATGGCAAGGAGCAGACTTATTACATCTATAATAACTGCAAGCATCAGGATGCCTATAACGAGACGGGCATGCAGGGTGTGAGCTATACTACTGGTGTACCTGCAATGGCTGGTGCAATGATGTTCTTCAAGGGTCTTTGGAGAAAACCAGGTGTATGGAATGTGGAAGACTTCGACCCAGATCCATTCTTGGAAGTACTCAACAAGCAGGGACTTCCTTGGCATGAAGTGTTTGGTGGTGATTTAGAGCTATAA
- the recA gene encoding recombinase RecA, producing MAKEDTGTTSAAEGKLKALQAAMSKIEKDFGKGSIMRMGDEQIEQVEVIPTGSVALDTALGVGGYPRGRIIEIYGPESSGKTTLAIHAIAEAQKQGGIAAFIDAEHAFDRFYAEKLGVDVDNLWISQPDNGEQALEIADQLIRSSAIDILVVDSVAALTPKKEIEGDMGDSAVGLQARLMSQALRKLTSTISKTNTCCIFINQLREKIGVMFGNPETTTGGNALKFYSSVRLDIRRVTSIKDGDQVIGNQVRVKIVKNKVAPPFRKAEFEITFGEGISKIGEIVDLGVQYGIIQKSGSWFSYNGTKLAQGRDATKTMIKDNPELAEELEGLIKNAIVEQTK from the coding sequence ATGGCAAAAGAAGATACAGGTACGACATCGGCAGCTGAAGGAAAACTGAAAGCCTTGCAGGCAGCAATGTCTAAGATAGAAAAAGACTTTGGTAAAGGGTCCATTATGCGTATGGGCGACGAACAGATAGAACAGGTGGAGGTTATCCCGACAGGTAGTGTTGCACTTGATACAGCACTCGGAGTGGGTGGTTATCCACGTGGTAGAATCATTGAAATCTATGGTCCAGAGAGTTCTGGTAAGACAACATTAGCTATCCATGCCATTGCTGAAGCACAGAAGCAGGGCGGTATTGCTGCTTTCATTGATGCTGAGCACGCCTTCGACCGTTTCTACGCAGAGAAGTTGGGTGTGGATGTTGATAATCTTTGGATTTCCCAGCCAGACAATGGTGAGCAGGCTTTGGAGATTGCAGACCAGCTGATTCGCTCTTCTGCGATTGACATTCTTGTTGTTGACTCAGTTGCAGCATTGACTCCAAAGAAGGAGATTGAAGGCGACATGGGTGACTCCGCAGTAGGTCTGCAGGCACGACTGATGAGTCAAGCATTGCGTAAACTCACCTCAACCATCTCAAAGACCAATACATGCTGCATCTTCATCAACCAGTTGCGTGAGAAGATTGGCGTGATGTTTGGTAATCCAGAGACAACGACAGGTGGTAACGCACTGAAGTTCTACAGCTCTGTACGCCTTGATATCCGCCGTGTTACATCTATCAAGGATGGCGATCAGGTTATCGGTAATCAAGTACGTGTGAAGATTGTAAAGAACAAGGTAGCACCTCCTTTCCGTAAGGCAGAGTTCGAGATTACCTTCGGTGAGGGTATCTCAAAGATTGGTGAGATTGTCGACTTGGGTGTTCAGTACGGCATCATTCAGAAGAGTGGCAGCTGGTTCAGCTACAACGGAACTAAACTCGCACAGGGACGTGATGCTACAAAGACAATGATCAAGGACAATCCAGAGCTTGCAGAAGAGCTGGAAGGCTTGATCAAGAATGCAATTGTCGAGCAGACGAAGTAA
- a CDS encoding AMP-binding protein yields the protein MTLQDFLSEWHNDNPQLLVHTSGSTGKPKPLWVEKHRMLNSARITCDFLGLKAGDTALLCMPLDYIAGKMVVVRSIERNLRLLSVTPSGHPLSDASLSEAAVSDEEITFAAMVPLQVYNSLQVPEERERLRHIRHLIIGGGAVDDKLSAALHDFPNAVWSTYGMTETLSHIALRRLNGPDASEWYKPFEGVKTWLNEYGYLVIDAPAVCSHPLVTNDRAEIRPSDKKDGTASPCFRILGRKDNVIDSGGIKIQIEEVEHRLKPSLTADFAITSCPDERFGEAVVLLTTQADTAAVKTLCQQLLPKFWQPRLIFHVPSLPKTGTGKPARAEIKTLARQLCKSKV from the coding sequence ATGACACTACAGGACTTCCTTTCAGAATGGCATAATGACAACCCCCAACTCCTCGTCCACACCAGCGGCTCCACTGGTAAGCCGAAACCGCTGTGGGTGGAGAAGCATCGCATGCTCAATTCTGCACGCATCACCTGCGATTTCCTCGGCTTGAAGGCTGGCGACACAGCCCTGCTCTGTATGCCACTCGACTACATTGCAGGCAAGATGGTAGTGGTAAGAAGTATCGAACGTAACCTGCGCCTGCTGAGCGTAACCCCATCAGGACATCCCCTCTCTGACGCATCACTGTCTGAAGCTGCCGTTTCTGATGAGGAGATTACCTTTGCGGCAATGGTGCCGCTGCAGGTCTATAACTCCCTGCAAGTGCCCGAAGAGCGGGAGCGGTTGCGCCACATCCGCCATCTGATTATAGGCGGTGGAGCGGTTGATGACAAGTTGTCAGCTGCCCTGCACGATTTCCCCAACGCTGTATGGAGCACCTACGGAATGACAGAAACGCTCTCACATATAGCCCTCCGACGGCTGAACGGTCCTGATGCCAGCGAATGGTACAAGCCTTTTGAGGGTGTGAAGACATGGCTCAACGAATACGGGTACCTCGTCATTGATGCCCCTGCTGTCTGCTCTCATCCGTTAGTAACAAACGACAGGGCTGAAATTCGCCCCTCCGACAAGAAAGACGGGACTGCAAGCCCTTGTTTCCGCATCCTCGGACGGAAAGATAATGTAATTGACTCGGGCGGTATCAAGATTCAGATTGAAGAAGTGGAACATCGTCTGAAGCCCTCTCTTACAGCCGACTTTGCCATAACGAGCTGTCCTGATGAGCGTTTCGGCGAAGCCGTTGTCTTACTTACGACACAAGCCGACACCGCTGCTGTAAAGACTCTCTGCCAACAACTTCTCCCTAAATTCTGGCAGCCCCGCCTCATCTTCCACGTTCCTTCCCTCCCCAAAACTGGTACAGGAAAACCTGCAAGAGCAGAGATAAAGACCTTAGCACGTCAGTTATGTAAATCAAAAGTATGA
- a CDS encoding o-succinylbenzoate synthase, which translates to MYNIKISSHTLHFLLPAGTSRGVYTTRKSYYVTLTDTHQPEVKGIGECATLPDLSCDAMPDEEYEQKLHAFCDDFCHTGGIDVDAMRPYPSMLFGLETAKAQLDAKGSTNLFNTAFGRGEEGITINGLVWMGTFDEMYQRLEAKLKAGFRCVKLKIGAIDFEKELHLIRHIRQAFTREQVELRVDANGAFAPEDAMQRLEALAQYDIHSIEQPIRQHQWHEMARLCADTPLPTALDEELIGINNPTEKALLLDTICPQYIILKPSLHGGMTGTREWIAMARERNIGSWITSALESNIGLNAIAQLTADIYGPNITMPQGLGTGQLFTDNIPMPLEIRGDQLWIGD; encoded by the coding sequence ATGTACAACATAAAAATCTCCTCACACACCCTCCACTTCCTCCTCCCTGCGGGCACTTCACGTGGTGTCTACACAACGAGGAAGAGCTATTATGTCACGCTGACTGATACCCATCAGCCAGAAGTGAAAGGTATAGGAGAATGCGCCACACTACCCGACCTGTCATGTGATGCCATGCCTGACGAGGAATACGAGCAGAAACTGCATGCCTTCTGTGATGACTTCTGCCACACAGGAGGCATTGACGTTGATGCCATGCGCCCTTATCCTTCTATGCTCTTCGGGTTGGAAACGGCTAAAGCACAGCTGGATGCCAAGGGAAGCACCAATCTCTTCAACACGGCTTTTGGGCGAGGAGAAGAAGGGATTACCATCAACGGACTCGTATGGATGGGGACTTTCGATGAGATGTATCAACGTCTGGAAGCGAAGCTCAAGGCTGGATTCCGTTGTGTAAAGCTGAAGATAGGAGCGATTGACTTTGAGAAAGAGCTCCACCTTATACGCCATATCCGTCAAGCCTTCACACGTGAACAGGTGGAACTACGCGTTGATGCGAACGGTGCCTTTGCTCCAGAAGATGCGATGCAACGATTGGAAGCACTGGCACAATATGACATCCACTCCATCGAACAGCCTATCCGACAGCATCAATGGCACGAGATGGCACGCTTATGTGCTGACACTCCCCTGCCGACAGCCCTCGATGAGGAACTTATCGGCATAAACAATCCTACGGAGAAAGCATTGTTACTCGACACCATTTGCCCACAATACATCATTCTCAAGCCGAGTCTGCACGGTGGCATGACGGGTACAAGAGAGTGGATTGCGATGGCTCGGGAACGTAACATCGGTTCATGGATAACCTCAGCACTTGAGAGCAACATCGGACTGAACGCTATCGCCCAACTCACCGCCGACATCTATGGTCCAAATATCACCATGCCACAGGGCTTAGGTACGGGTCAACTATTCACCGACAACATCCCAATGCCATTGGAAATAAGGGGTGACCAGCTCTGGATAGGCGATTGA
- the menB gene encoding 1,4-dihydroxy-2-naphthoyl-CoA synthase: MEKREWKPIEGFNFEEILFEEYNHIAKVTINRPRYRNAFTPKTVWEMSQAFNYCREALDIRVVILTGAGDKAFCSGGDMNVKGHGGYIGSDGVPRLNVLDLQMQIRRLPKPVIAMVNGYAIGGGHVLHVVCDLSIASENAIFGQTGPKVGSFDAGFGASYLARVVGQKKAREIWFLCRQYSAEEAERMGLVNKVVPFDRLEDECIDWAETMIERSPLALRMMKAGFNAELDGQAGIQELAGDATMLYYTLDEAQEGGKAFLEKRKPDFDKYPQFP, translated from the coding sequence ATGGAGAAAAGAGAATGGAAGCCGATTGAGGGCTTCAACTTTGAGGAAATCCTCTTTGAAGAGTACAACCACATAGCAAAAGTAACCATCAACCGCCCTCGTTACCGTAATGCCTTCACACCGAAAACAGTGTGGGAAATGTCACAGGCTTTCAACTACTGTCGTGAAGCCCTTGACATACGGGTGGTCATTCTCACTGGTGCAGGCGACAAGGCGTTCTGCTCCGGCGGTGACATGAATGTAAAGGGACACGGCGGATATATCGGTAGTGACGGTGTTCCACGCCTCAACGTACTTGACTTGCAGATGCAGATCCGACGCCTTCCAAAGCCTGTCATCGCTATGGTAAACGGCTATGCGATTGGTGGTGGACACGTCCTTCACGTGGTATGCGACCTTTCCATTGCTTCTGAAAACGCCATCTTCGGACAGACAGGACCCAAGGTTGGCTCCTTCGATGCCGGCTTCGGCGCATCTTATCTGGCACGTGTCGTGGGTCAGAAGAAGGCTCGTGAGATATGGTTCCTGTGCCGACAGTACTCTGCTGAAGAAGCTGAACGGATGGGACTGGTCAACAAGGTGGTTCCTTTCGACCGTCTCGAAGATGAGTGTATAGACTGGGCTGAGACGATGATAGAGCGTTCTCCGCTGGCACTCCGTATGATGAAAGCTGGCTTTAACGCCGAACTTGACGGACAGGCAGGTATCCAAGAACTCGCTGGAGATGCCACAATGCTCTACTACACACTTGATGAAGCGCAGGAAGGTGGCAAGGCTTTCCTCGAAAAGCGCAAGCCAGACTTTGACAAATATCCACAGTTCCCATAA